One stretch of Leishmania panamensis strain MHOM/PA/94/PSC-1 chromosome 29 sequence DNA includes these proteins:
- a CDS encoding hypothetical protein (TriTrypDB/GeneDB-style sysID: LpmP.29.0490), with amino-acid sequence MGHSAVQQPWVWRSLAVHHHSVQPVALERTFSIAARQWGEERPTETMQRLRVYNTPPLLTEVNRRTSEHRVRFLVGSTAYTTAGGGEDASSEEVETGEPDAPSNDEGTDEFDTAQLPHDVDAAILSSAAVPTVVAATAVAAFAPASSSALAEEVGSSAPRSSRAALPSSTSPRFLWQTAAAAMPSPSSPVSSPPPEDDKAAGTPAVPSSALLPREAEARGSTPLLSMTTLAAAPRGAAKPNLYASPQSGMLTSLTEGQCSSPILNNNGTGSSSGEKWRAMRWATTQECLPPPSPAQLKSTVTSTEAPAAGDVSPRASFSAGSLRRHPSYVLEMATEVAVDGPASPLPAASFSSAASRDNSFRQVALSTPVVYSFTLCRATAERTVLHSVPEFPWKMFTQYLHINRVQRSLSQLAALSNTARAELCHGGTWDAAYGALSRAIHELFQSGGCRSVEHLTHLAETLVRRASLCRHRGHLYVLAAFADLSVAWMLCPDSTSSSDLVQLCAREELSHESPATWLQRCNDAAHIASPVALPSIIAQVPTLFPQNRTLCFCAMLTFYMYAKRTLRHSLTHLLCRAAECVTPGTEEELLMTALREVAVAQQSKEVTSAQRACATADYAFSLLPLHVRSAAETLTAAWVRDCFPPDGPASTATITGWADVAPESLSYIRSTPLEVRWLAWLVCEVRWFAYEELMGSLPGQTALLSIVFGPTTHSRADGLVRLSMQYANADVHSEDLRPALPYGTSRGHLAQSLLESALQLRPLHPSAAVLLARMHARDVESLVRANAVLTDSIHAWAQRFSMLEMRGSAEVRRSAAAKDQQSLPGREGTDVLAYLHRRDRRPEVCFIPSELLVERSRCLHTIADMAEATEQHPNLSYPYQMRAAMAMDRGYHLAAVMELSRIIALTMDPNDVALRVRFLQDAIAMAASAIEVGASPEAAEGTADLTPTATATAYDGNHISDGGLVLASNVNASPLSSLQLVPLYRAWMAKMLGFLTLLRPPESTCPGSQQLRTRFLGREWLAAPSGAWPPTSSEVHVSRVASIAFSDGDEEDALASAAAVEFDAVYVRAFLEDLLSPTALPFGVMVIDSGARTPALTH; translated from the coding sequence ATGGGGCAcagcgcggtgcagcagccatGGGTGTGGCGGTCACTCGCGGTACACCACCACTCTGTCCAGCCAGTCGCCCTCGAGCGGACGTTCTCCATTGCAGCGCGGCAgtggggtgaggagaggcCGACTGAGACAATGCAGCGCTTACGTGTATACAAcacgccgcctctgctgacTGAGGTTAATCGCCGCACGTCTGAGCACCGCGTGCGTTTCCTCGTTGGATCGACTGCATACACAACCGCCGGGGGTGGCGAGGACGCATCCAGCGAGGAAGTTGAAACGGGCGAGCCTGATGCTCCCTCGAACGACGAAGGTACAGATGAGTTCGACACAGCGCAGCTACCACATGATGTGGACGCTGCGATATTAtcctccgcggcggtgccgacAGTGgttgctgctactgctgttgCAGCCTTTGctcctgcctcctcctccgctttagcggaggaggtgggttCCTCTGCTCCTCGCTCTAGTCGAGCTGCTCTACCAtccagcacctccccccGATTCCTATGGcagacagcagctgctgcaatgCCGTCGCCGTCCAGCCCAGTGTCGTCCCCTCCGCCTGAGGACGACAAGGCTGCCGGCACCCCAGCTGTgcccagcagcgcactgCTACCGCGAGAAGCCGAGGCGAGGGGCTCTACGCCTTTGCTCTCGATGACCACTTTAGCGGCCGCCCCACGTGGGGCGGCGAAGCCTAACCTATACGCCTCACCGCAGTCAGGCATGCTGACATCTCTCACGGAAGGCCAGTGTAGTAGCCCCATCCTCAACAACAACGGGACGGGTAGTTCATCAGGCGAAAAATGGCGTGCAATGCGGTGGGCCACAACGCAGGAGTGCCTGCCCCCACCCTCACCAGCGCAGCTGAAAAGCACAGTGACAAGCACTgaggcgccggcggcgggaGATGTGTCCCCGCGGGCCTCGTTCTCTGCTGGGTCGTTGCGCCGGCATCCCTCCTACGTGCTAGAGATGGCGacagaggtggcggtggacgGGCCTGCCTCGCCCCTACCGGCGGCCTcgttcagcagcgctgctagTCGTGATAACTCGTTTCGGCAGGTGGCCCTATCGACCCCCGTGGTGTACTCCTTTACCTTGTGTAGGGCCACTGCTGAACGgacggtgctgcacagcgtGCCGGAGTTTCCGTGGAAGATGTTCACGCAGTACCTGCACATCAACCGCGTCCAGCGCAGCCTCTCGCAgctggcagcgctgtcaAACACTGCACGTGCGGAGCTGTGCCACGGCGGTACCTGGGACGCTGCATACGGCGCCTTGAGTCGTGCCATCCACGAGCTCTTCCAGAGCGGTGGCTGTCGTAGCGTCGAGCATCTCACACACCTGGCTGAGACGCTCGTGCGGCGAGCGTCGctctgtcgccaccgcggtCATCTCTACGTTCTGGCTGCCTTTGCCGACTTATCGGTGGCGTGGATGTTGTGTCCGGACAGCACATCCTCCTCAGACCTTGTCCAGCTGTGTGCTCGCGAGGAGCTGTCACACGAGTCGCCTGCAACGTGGCTGCAACGGTGCAATGACGCGGCGCACATCGCATCCCCAGTGGCGCTGCCCAGCATTATAGCGCAGGTGCCGACGCTCTTCCCTCAGAATCGAACGCTATGCTTCTGCGCTATGCTCACCTTCTACATGTATGCCAAGCGGACGCTGCGGCACTCGCTGACGCACCTTCTGTGCCGCGCTGCGGAGTGTGTGACCCCTggcaccgaggaggagctgctcatGACAGCGCTCCGCGAGGTGGCTGTTGCGCAACAGAGCAAGGAGGTGACCAGTGCTCAGAGAGCTTGTGCAACCGCCGACTATGCTTTCTCGCTGCTCCCCCtgcacgtgcgcagcgccgcggagACGCTGACGGCAGCGTGGGTGCGGGACTGTTTCCCTCCTGATGGGCCAGCGTCCACCGCAACTATCACAGGCTGGGCCGATGTGGCCCCAGAGTCGCTTTCATACATTCGCTCTACACCGTTGGAGGTGCGCTGGCTAGCTTGGCTGGTGTGTGAAGTGCGGTGGTTCGCCTACGAGGAGCTGATGGGTTCGCTGCCGGGCCAGACGGCACTACTGAGCATCGTGTTCGGCCCTACCACGCACAGCCGCGCTGACGGGCTCGTACGGCTGTCGATGCAGTACGCGAACGCTGATGTGCACAGCGAGGACTTGCGTCCTGCATTGCCTTACGGAACGAGTCGCGGCCACCTTGCCCAGAGCCTTCTGGAGAGCGCTCTTCAGTTGCGTCCGCTGCACCCCAGTGCAGCCGTGCTGCTTGCGcgcatgcacgcgcgcgaTGTGGAGAGCCTGGTCAGGGCGAATGCGGTGCTGACTGACAGTATTCACGCCTGGGCACAGCGCTTCAGCATGCTGGAGATGCGAGGCTCCGCGGAGGTGCGGCGTAGCGCCGCAGCAAAGGACCAGCAGAGTCTTCCCGGCCGTGAGGGCACCGATGTGCTCGCGTATTTGCACCGGCGCGATCGTCGCCCCGAAGTCTGCTTCATTCCGTCCGAGCTGCTTGTGGAGCGCAGCCGGTGCCTGCATACCATCGCCGACATGGCGGAGGCAACGGAGCAACACCCTAACCTGTCCTACCCTTATCAAATGCGTGCTGCGATGGCTATGGACCGGGGCTAccacctcgctgctgtcaTGGAGCTGAGTCGCATCATAGCACTCACCATGGACCCGAACGACGTCGCGCTGCGGGTGCGATTTCTGCAAGATGCCATCGCCATGGCGGCGAGTGCGATCGAGGTGGGGGCATCGCCAGAGGCAGCTGAGGGAACAGCTGATCTAACCCCTACAGCTACCGCCACGGCTTACGATGGCAACCACATTAGCGATGGTGGACTGGTGCTGGCGTCGAACGTGAACGCATCGCCGCTCTCGTCGCTTCAGCTTGTGCCCCTCTACCGCGCGTGGATGGCGAAGATGTTGGGCTTTCTTACCTTGCTGCGCCCTCCAGAGTCGACGTGCCCTGgcagccagcagctgcgcactcGTTTCCTTGGTCGAGAGTGGCTGGCGGCTCCGAGTGGCGCATGGCCCCCCACGTCTTCTGAGGTTCACGTGTCACGTGTCGCAAGCATCGCCTTTAGCGACggggacgaggaggatgcaCTGGCCAGCGCGGCGGCTGTTGAATTCGACGCTGTCTATGTACGAGCCTTTCTGGAAGATTTACTTTCGCCGACTGCTCTCCCTTTCGGTGTGATGGTCATCGACAGTGGCGCTCGCACCCCTGCGCTCACTCACTGA